In Rhizobium sp. WSM4643, the following are encoded in one genomic region:
- a CDS encoding 2-hydroxyacid dehydrogenase, whose product MPARPPVLVDIKFNAEGVARVLKTAFADRGSINLADPANQARDLRAVEYALLWKPDADLFARAPNLKVIFSGGAGVDHIIGMAGLPEIPIVRFVDRSLTTRMSEWVVMQCLMHLRGQYAHDSHQRQRQWAKLIAPEAAEVTIGVMGLGVLGQDAVAKLRVMGFNIIGWSRTRKQIDGIETFDASALDSFLARTDILVGLLPLTPETSGFYNAGLFAKLRRNGALGQPVFINAGRGKSQVEADIASAIRDGTLGGASLDVFEAEPLASDSPLWDLQNVFLTPHDAAVSEENALFRHVETQIARFERGEPLQFVVDRVAGY is encoded by the coding sequence ATGCCCGCCCGTCCTCCCGTTCTCGTCGATATCAAGTTCAATGCCGAAGGCGTCGCGCGCGTGCTGAAGACGGCCTTTGCCGACCGCGGCAGCATCAATCTCGCCGATCCGGCCAATCAGGCGCGCGATCTCCGCGCGGTCGAATACGCGCTTCTGTGGAAGCCGGATGCCGACCTTTTCGCGCGGGCGCCGAACCTGAAAGTGATCTTTTCGGGCGGCGCTGGCGTTGACCATATCATCGGCATGGCCGGCCTGCCGGAGATCCCGATCGTTCGCTTCGTCGACCGCAGCTTGACGACACGCATGAGCGAATGGGTGGTCATGCAATGCCTGATGCATCTGCGCGGGCAATACGCCCATGATAGCCACCAGCGCCAGCGCCAATGGGCAAAATTGATCGCGCCGGAGGCGGCGGAAGTGACGATCGGTGTCATGGGTCTCGGCGTTCTCGGGCAGGACGCGGTCGCCAAGCTGAGGGTGATGGGTTTCAATATCATCGGCTGGTCGCGCACCCGCAAGCAGATCGACGGTATCGAAACCTTCGACGCCAGCGCATTGGACAGCTTTCTCGCAAGGACCGACATCCTCGTCGGCCTGCTGCCGCTGACGCCTGAAACATCGGGATTCTATAACGCCGGTCTGTTTGCGAAGCTGCGTCGTAACGGCGCGCTCGGGCAGCCGGTTTTCATCAATGCCGGCCGCGGCAAGAGCCAGGTCGAGGCCGATATCGCCTCCGCCATCCGTGACGGTACCCTCGGCGGCGCTTCCCTCGATGTCTTCGAGGCGGAACCGCTTGCATCAGACAGCCCATTGTGGGACTTGCAGAACGTCTTCCTTACGCCGCACGACGCGGCCGTCTCCGAAGAAAACGCGCTGTTCCGGCATGTCGAGACGCAGATCGCCCGTTTTGAGCGCGGCGAGCCGCTGCAATTCGTAGTCGACCGCGTCGCCGGCTATTGA
- the pncB gene encoding nicotinate phosphoribosyltransferase: MARTDIARRVYNHAWKLDPIIRSLIDTDFYKLLMLQMIWKLYPDVNASFTLINRTKRVRLAEELDEGELREQLDHARTLRLSKKEMIWLAGNSFYGRAQIFEPEFLAWLSNFQLPEYELSKKDGQYVLDFHGSWKETTMWEIPALAIVNELRSRSAMKALGPFTLDVLYARAKAKMWSKVERLKELPGLRISDFGTRRRHSFLWQRWCVEALKEGIGPAFAGTSNVLLAMDSDLEAVGTNAHELPMVAAALAETDEQLRNAPYKILRDWNKLYGGNLLIVLPDAFGTAAFLRDAPEWVADWTGFRPDSAPPIEGGEKIIDWWKKMGRDPRQKLLIFSDGLDVDAIIDTYRHFEGRVRMSFGWGTNLTNDFSGCAPIEISGLNPISIVCKVSDANGRPAVKLSDNPQKATGEPAEVERYLKFFGAEDRVDQTVLV, translated from the coding sequence ATGGCCAGGACCGATATCGCAAGACGCGTCTATAATCACGCCTGGAAACTCGATCCGATCATCCGCAGCCTGATCGATACCGATTTCTACAAGCTTTTGATGCTGCAGATGATCTGGAAGCTCTATCCGGACGTGAACGCTTCCTTCACCCTGATTAACCGCACCAAGCGGGTGCGTCTGGCCGAAGAACTCGATGAAGGCGAATTGCGCGAGCAGCTCGATCATGCCCGCACGCTGAGGCTCTCCAAGAAGGAGATGATCTGGCTTGCGGGTAACAGCTTCTATGGTCGCGCGCAGATCTTCGAACCGGAATTCCTCGCTTGGCTTTCCAATTTCCAGCTGCCCGAATACGAGCTGTCGAAGAAGGACGGGCAATATGTGCTGGATTTCCACGGATCGTGGAAGGAAACCACCATGTGGGAAATCCCGGCGCTCGCCATCGTCAACGAGCTTAGGTCGCGCTCGGCGATGAAGGCGCTCGGTCCCTTCACCCTCGATGTGCTCTATGCCCGCGCCAAGGCGAAGATGTGGTCGAAGGTCGAACGGCTGAAGGAACTGCCGGGCCTGCGCATCTCCGATTTCGGCACCCGCCGCCGTCACAGTTTCCTCTGGCAGCGCTGGTGCGTCGAGGCGCTGAAGGAAGGCATCGGCCCGGCCTTTGCCGGTACCAGCAACGTATTGCTGGCGATGGATTCCGATCTCGAGGCCGTCGGCACCAATGCCCACGAGCTACCGATGGTGGCCGCCGCCCTGGCCGAAACCGACGAGCAGTTGCGCAACGCGCCCTACAAGATCCTGCGCGACTGGAACAAGCTCTATGGCGGCAACCTTCTGATCGTCCTGCCGGATGCCTTCGGCACCGCCGCCTTCCTGCGCGACGCGCCGGAATGGGTCGCCGACTGGACCGGTTTCCGCCCGGACAGTGCCCCGCCGATCGAAGGCGGCGAGAAGATTATCGACTGGTGGAAAAAGATGGGCCGCGATCCGCGCCAGAAGCTGCTGATCTTCTCCGACGGTCTCGACGTCGACGCTATCATCGATACCTACCGGCATTTCGAAGGCCGCGTGCGCATGAGCTTCGGCTGGGGCACGAACCTGACGAACGATTTTTCCGGCTGCGCGCCGATCGAGATCTCCGGCCTCAACCCGATCTCCATCGTCTGCAAGGTCAGCGACGCCAACGGCCGTCCGGCGGTGAAACTCTCCGACAACCCGCAGAAGGCGACCGGCGAACCGGCCGAGGTCGAACGCTACCTGAAATTCTTCGGCGCCGAGGACAGGGTCGATCAGACCGTTCTGGTATAG
- a CDS encoding ABC transporter permease encodes MDAAANPAVTTPVKPPRKGLLSPTNIRRWQNFRANGRGYWSLWLFLVLFVLSLFAEFLANDRPIIASYKGEILFPVLIDYPEEKFGGFLAETDYRSSVITDEINANGWMIWPPIRYSYRSVNSNIPHSAPTAPFWLMTKEERCAGYPQGVNDPDCTPGNLNWLGTDDQARDVLARVIYGFRISVLFGLVLTICSAVIGVTAGAVQGYFGGWTDLLLQRFIEIWSSMPVLYILLIIAALLPPGFFVLLGIMLLFSWVGFVGIVRAEFLRARNFEYVRAARALGVNNRTIMWRHLLPNAMVATLTFLPFILSGSITTLTSLDFLGFGMPPGSPSLGEMIAQGKTNLQAPWLGLTAFFAMSIMLSLLIFIGEAVRDAFDPRKTFQ; translated from the coding sequence ATGGACGCCGCCGCAAATCCTGCTGTCACGACGCCCGTCAAGCCGCCGCGCAAGGGCCTGCTCTCACCGACCAACATTCGCCGCTGGCAGAATTTCCGGGCGAACGGCCGCGGTTACTGGTCGCTGTGGCTGTTCCTGGTGTTGTTCGTGCTCAGCCTGTTCGCCGAGTTCCTCGCCAACGACCGGCCGATCATCGCCTCCTACAAGGGCGAGATCCTGTTTCCTGTTCTCATCGACTATCCCGAGGAAAAGTTCGGTGGCTTTCTCGCCGAAACCGACTACCGTTCCTCGGTGATAACAGACGAGATCAACGCCAACGGCTGGATGATCTGGCCGCCGATCCGCTATTCCTATCGCTCTGTCAATTCCAACATTCCGCATTCGGCGCCGACCGCCCCCTTCTGGCTGATGACGAAGGAGGAGCGCTGCGCAGGCTACCCGCAGGGGGTGAACGATCCGGATTGCACCCCCGGCAATCTCAACTGGCTCGGCACCGACGACCAGGCGCGAGACGTGTTGGCGCGCGTCATCTACGGTTTCCGCATATCGGTGCTCTTCGGCCTGGTGCTGACCATCTGCTCGGCTGTTATCGGCGTGACGGCGGGTGCGGTGCAGGGTTATTTCGGCGGCTGGACCGATCTGCTGCTGCAGCGCTTCATCGAGATCTGGTCGTCGATGCCGGTACTCTACATTCTGCTGATCATCGCCGCACTGCTGCCGCCCGGCTTCTTCGTGTTGCTCGGCATCATGCTGCTCTTCTCCTGGGTCGGCTTCGTCGGCATCGTGCGGGCCGAATTCCTGCGCGCCCGCAATTTCGAATATGTCCGCGCCGCCCGTGCGCTCGGCGTCAACAATCGCACCATCATGTGGCGCCACCTGCTGCCGAACGCGATGGTCGCGACGCTGACCTTCCTGCCTTTCATCCTCTCCGGTTCGATCACTACGCTGACCTCGCTCGATTTCCTCGGCTTCGGCATGCCGCCGGGCTCCCCCTCGCTCGGCGAGATGATCGCCCAGGGCAAGACCAATCTGCAGGCGCCATGGCTCGGCCTGACGGCCTTCTTCGCCATGTCGATCATGCTTTCCCTGCTGATTTTCATCGGCGAAGCCGTGCGCGATGCCTTCGATCCGAGGAAGACGTTTCAATGA
- a CDS encoding microcin C ABC transporter permease YejB has product MGAYVIRRLLLMIPTIVGIMAISFIVIQFAPGGPVEQVIAQLTGQADSADQRLSGGGDLLGGTGSDEGSKYRGAQGLDPELIAKLEKQFGFDKPPLTRFGEMMWNYSRFDFGESFFRNTSVLELIKEKLPVSISLGIWILIFSYAISIPLGIRKAIKDGSTFDVWTSGVIVVGYAVPSFLFGILLIVLFAGGSFYDWFPLRGLVSDNFDQLAWWQKPLDYFWHLTLPLISLSLSAFATTTLLTKNSFIEEIKKQYVVTARAKGLNQRQVLYGHVFRNAMLIIIAGFPGAFISAFFTGSLLIENIFSLDGLGRLGYLSVVNRDYPIVFATLYIFSLLGLFVSLISDLIYTWIDPRIDFERRDV; this is encoded by the coding sequence ATGGGCGCCTATGTCATTCGCCGACTGCTTCTAATGATTCCGACCATCGTCGGCATCATGGCGATTTCCTTCATCGTCATCCAGTTCGCGCCCGGCGGTCCCGTCGAGCAGGTGATCGCCCAATTGACCGGCCAGGCCGACAGCGCCGACCAGCGCCTGTCCGGCGGCGGCGATCTTCTCGGCGGCACCGGCAGCGATGAAGGCTCGAAATATCGCGGTGCCCAGGGGCTCGACCCGGAACTGATCGCCAAGCTCGAAAAGCAGTTCGGCTTCGACAAGCCGCCGCTGACGCGTTTTGGCGAGATGATGTGGAATTACAGCCGCTTCGATTTCGGCGAGAGCTTCTTCCGCAACACCTCCGTGCTCGAACTCATCAAGGAGAAGCTGCCGGTGTCGATCTCGCTCGGCATCTGGATCCTGATCTTCTCCTATGCCATCTCCATCCCGCTCGGCATCCGCAAGGCAATTAAGGATGGATCGACCTTCGACGTCTGGACCTCGGGCGTCATCGTCGTCGGCTATGCCGTACCGAGCTTCCTGTTCGGCATTCTCCTGATCGTGCTTTTCGCCGGCGGCTCGTTCTACGACTGGTTTCCGTTGCGCGGCCTGGTCTCCGACAATTTCGATCAACTGGCCTGGTGGCAGAAGCCGCTCGACTATTTCTGGCACCTGACCTTGCCGCTGATCTCGCTTTCCCTGTCCGCCTTCGCGACGACGACGCTTTTGACCAAGAATTCCTTCATCGAGGAAATCAAGAAGCAATATGTCGTCACCGCCCGCGCCAAAGGCCTGAACCAGCGGCAGGTGCTCTATGGCCATGTCTTCCGCAACGCCATGCTGATCATCATCGCCGGTTTTCCCGGCGCCTTCATTTCCGCCTTCTTCACCGGATCGCTGCTGATCGAAAATATCTTCTCGCTCGATGGCCTCGGCCGTCTCGGCTATCTCTCTGTGGTCAACCGGGACTATCCGATCGTCTTCGCCACACTTTACATCTTCTCGCTGCTCGGTCTGTTCGTCAGCTTGATTTCCGACCTGATCTACACCTGGATCGATCCGCGCATCGATTTCGAGCGGAGGGATGTCTGA
- a CDS encoding extracellular solute-binding protein → MAALWSRIGLFLSLAGALAPMPATGQDQPFQIGSSVISEMKYKPGFAHFDYVNPDAPKGGDLRLSASGAFDTFNPLLAKGQTAVGLTLVYDTLMKPADDELLVSYGLLAEGLSFPADVSSATFRLRKEAKWADGQPVTPEDVIFSLDKTKELNPLTGNYYRHVVKAEKTGDRDVTFTFDEKNNRELPNILGQLVVVPKHWWEGQGPDGKPRDISKTTLEPVMGSGPYKIASFSPGATIRYELRDDYWGKDLNVNIGQNNFRNVHYTYFGDRDVEFEAFRAGNSDYWQETTAARWATGYDFPAVKEGRVKKEEVANPLRATGIMQALVPNMRRDLFKDTRVREALNYGLDFEELNRTVAFNSYKRIDSYFWNTELASSGLPQGRELEILQGMKDKVPPEVFTTPYSNPVGGDPQKSRDNLRKAIALFKEAGWELKGNRMVNTKTGQPMSFEILLSSPMLERWAVPYANNLRKIGIDARVRTVDASQSVNRERSFDFDMIWNVWAETMNPGNEQADYWGSGSVNQQGSRNYAGIANQAVDELIRMIIFAPNRDEQIAAIKAMDRVLLANHYVIPLFYRDTYNIAYWNTITHPAEFPAYSLGFPDAWWSTSAK, encoded by the coding sequence ATGGCGGCTCTGTGGTCGAGGATCGGTTTGTTTCTATCGCTTGCGGGCGCTCTGGCGCCAATGCCGGCAACGGGTCAGGACCAGCCCTTTCAGATCGGAAGCTCGGTCATCAGCGAGATGAAATACAAGCCGGGCTTTGCGCATTTCGACTACGTCAATCCCGATGCACCGAAAGGCGGAGACCTGCGCCTCTCCGCAAGCGGCGCCTTCGACACCTTCAACCCGCTGCTTGCCAAAGGTCAGACCGCCGTGGGCTTGACGCTCGTTTACGACACGCTGATGAAGCCCGCCGACGACGAGCTCCTCGTCTCCTATGGTCTGCTTGCCGAAGGACTGTCTTTTCCCGCCGACGTATCGAGCGCGACCTTCCGCCTGCGCAAGGAAGCGAAATGGGCGGATGGTCAGCCGGTAACGCCCGAGGACGTCATCTTCAGTCTCGATAAGACGAAGGAATTAAACCCCCTCACGGGTAACTATTACCGCCACGTGGTCAAAGCCGAAAAGACCGGCGATCGCGACGTCACCTTCACCTTCGATGAGAAGAACAACCGGGAGCTCCCGAATATTCTTGGCCAGTTGGTGGTCGTGCCGAAACATTGGTGGGAGGGGCAGGGACCGGACGGCAAGCCGCGCGATATCTCAAAGACGACCCTCGAGCCCGTGATGGGTTCGGGACCTTACAAGATTGCTTCCTTCTCGCCCGGCGCGACAATCCGATATGAATTACGTGACGACTACTGGGGCAAGGACCTCAATGTGAATATCGGCCAGAACAATTTCCGCAACGTCCACTACACCTATTTCGGTGATCGGGATGTCGAGTTCGAGGCCTTTCGCGCCGGCAACAGCGACTACTGGCAGGAAACCACGGCTGCCCGCTGGGCGACGGGATATGATTTTCCCGCAGTGAAGGAAGGACGTGTCAAGAAAGAGGAGGTTGCAAACCCGCTGCGCGCCACCGGCATCATGCAGGCTCTCGTGCCCAACATGCGACGTGACCTCTTCAAGGACACCAGGGTCCGCGAGGCGCTGAACTATGGTCTGGATTTTGAGGAGCTGAACCGCACTGTGGCCTTTAATAGTTACAAGCGCATCGACAGCTATTTCTGGAACACCGAACTCGCCTCCTCCGGCCTTCCGCAGGGCAGAGAGCTGGAAATTCTGCAGGGCATGAAGGATAAGGTTCCGCCCGAAGTCTTCACGACGCCCTACAGCAATCCTGTCGGCGGCGATCCGCAGAAGAGCCGCGACAATCTCCGCAAGGCGATTGCGCTTTTCAAAGAAGCCGGCTGGGAGCTCAAGGGCAATCGCATGGTCAATACCAAGACCGGCCAGCCGATGAGTTTCGAGATCCTGTTGTCGAGCCCCATGCTGGAGCGCTGGGCGGTGCCTTATGCCAACAATCTCAGGAAAATCGGCATCGATGCGCGGGTCCGGACAGTCGATGCCTCGCAGTCTGTCAATCGCGAGCGCAGCTTTGACTTCGATATGATCTGGAATGTCTGGGCGGAGACCATGAATCCGGGCAACGAACAAGCCGACTATTGGGGATCCGGTTCGGTCAACCAACAGGGTTCCCGCAATTATGCCGGCATTGCCAACCAAGCCGTTGATGAGCTCATTCGCATGATTATCTTCGCGCCGAACCGCGACGAGCAGATCGCAGCAATCAAGGCCATGGATCGGGTCCTGCTTGCAAATCACTACGTCATCCCGCTGTTCTACCGCGATACTTATAACATCGCCTATTGGAACACGATCACGCATCCGGCCGAGTTTCCGGCCTACAGCCTTGGCTTCCCCGATGCCTGGTGGTCGACCTCGGCAAAATGA
- a CDS encoding KTSC domain-containing protein, protein MEELSVKSKIIKSVYFSQEDGRLRICFKNGEERLFEGVPSSEAHAMTVAPSPGHYYLDRIRTRFRRLAA, encoded by the coding sequence GTGGAAGAACTTTCGGTAAAGTCGAAGATCATCAAATCCGTCTATTTCAGCCAGGAAGACGGACGGCTCAGGATTTGTTTCAAGAATGGCGAGGAACGTCTGTTCGAAGGCGTTCCCTCCTCGGAAGCCCACGCGATGACGGTGGCGCCGTCTCCCGGCCATTATTATCTCGACCGGATCAGAACCCGGTTTCGCAGATTGGCAGCCTGA
- a CDS encoding TetR/AcrR family transcriptional regulator, producing the protein MSNMRDTSQKSSPELQTRVPKRQRGHERVAVLLEAAAKVFLEKGYDAATMTEIAAAANSSIGSLYQFFPTKLLLAEALHIDRLQHFNAALAALEDESAGRTAAEIGDAVFTRLGRFIEEFPEFPVLAARRDIPKERKARSRAEMRASIVALLRKANPSVEPDVDLLAALILELLRIVVAAAYDPDSAGDPRLVTELRRMLRRRLEEATP; encoded by the coding sequence ATGAGTAATATGAGGGATACCTCACAAAAATCAAGCCCCGAGCTGCAGACCCGTGTCCCGAAGCGCCAGCGCGGCCATGAGCGCGTTGCCGTCCTGCTCGAAGCCGCGGCAAAGGTCTTCCTCGAAAAGGGCTACGATGCCGCGACGATGACCGAGATCGCCGCCGCCGCCAACTCTTCGATCGGCTCGCTCTATCAATTCTTTCCGACGAAGCTCCTTCTTGCCGAGGCGCTGCATATCGACCGGCTGCAGCATTTCAACGCGGCACTGGCCGCGCTCGAGGACGAATCCGCGGGAAGGACTGCCGCCGAGATCGGCGATGCGGTCTTCACGAGGCTCGGACGCTTCATCGAGGAGTTCCCGGAGTTTCCTGTTCTGGCGGCCAGACGCGACATTCCCAAGGAACGCAAGGCACGCTCGCGCGCCGAAATGCGGGCAAGCATCGTCGCCTTGCTGAGGAAGGCCAACCCTTCGGTGGAGCCCGATGTCGATCTGCTTGCGGCCCTCATATTGGAGCTTCTGCGCATCGTCGTTGCCGCCGCCTATGATCCCGACAGCGCCGGCGACCCGCGCCTTGTAACAGAGTTGCGCCGCATGTTGCGAAGGCGGCTCGAAGAGGCGACGCCTTGA
- a CDS encoding CrpP-related protein: MFEKLLEMQERGARDRARGRSLADNPMSKPDILPITDFQEWYSMFDAWRFGWSIEDAMAGHINMPRDGGTLAQTYTRTV, translated from the coding sequence ATGTTCGAGAAGCTGCTTGAGATGCAGGAGCGTGGCGCACGGGACCGTGCCCGTGGCCGCAGCCTGGCCGACAATCCGATGTCGAAGCCGGATATCCTGCCGATCACCGACTTCCAGGAATGGTACTCGATGTTCGACGCCTGGCGCTTCGGTTGGTCGATCGAGGATGCGATGGCGGGGCACATCAATATGCCCCGGGATGGCGGCACATTGGCCCAGACCTATACCAGAACGGTCTGA
- a CDS encoding RBBP9/YdeN family alpha/beta hydrolase gives MIIHSEANENASFSPARMIKGKDMKDIIILPGIGGSGETHWQTRWERSNPDMRRFQPANWEKPDLADWISALERAVGASATPPLLVAHSLACLLVAHWQQVSSLAVAGAFLVAVPDPQSALFPEEAAGFADPPSQKMRFPTLIIASADDPFGTLDHAHARADLWGSGLVAIGPFGHINGQSGLEDWGQGKALLTAFSAGLAKSDRA, from the coding sequence ATGATCATTCATTCCGAAGCAAATGAAAATGCATCATTTTCACCTGCGCGGATGATCAAAGGAAAAGACATGAAGGACATCATCATATTGCCGGGAATTGGCGGTTCGGGTGAGACTCATTGGCAAACACGCTGGGAAAGGTCGAACCCGGACATGCGGCGTTTCCAACCGGCTAATTGGGAAAAGCCCGACTTGGCGGACTGGATTTCAGCTCTGGAGCGCGCCGTCGGCGCATCGGCGACCCCTCCCCTGCTGGTCGCCCATAGCCTTGCCTGTCTGCTGGTTGCTCATTGGCAGCAGGTTTCTTCGCTTGCCGTTGCCGGAGCGTTTCTTGTGGCAGTCCCGGATCCGCAGTCCGCGTTATTCCCTGAGGAGGCGGCCGGATTCGCCGATCCGCCGTCGCAAAAGATGCGCTTCCCCACTCTGATTATCGCAAGCGCCGATGATCCCTTCGGCACGCTCGATCATGCCCATGCGCGCGCGGATCTGTGGGGCAGCGGCCTTGTCGCGATCGGTCCTTTCGGCCATATCAACGGGCAAAGCGGTCTTGAGGACTGGGGCCAGGGAAAGGCGTTGCTGACGGCCTTCTCTGCCGGATTGGCGAAATCTGATCGGGCTTGA
- a CDS encoding Lrp/AsnC family transcriptional regulator, with product MAFQENNRVLLDPTDIAIIEAMQENGRIAISELGRRVGLSQPAASERVKRLEDRGIIVGYTARIDPTALGIGMTAVLRLRTTHEHIKACLKQFAEMPQVMEVLRLTGEDCFLLKVLVPSPGELETIVDTIARFGAVTTSLVLRSENPKPIGRALIQRP from the coding sequence ATGGCTTTTCAGGAAAACAATCGGGTATTGCTCGATCCGACCGATATCGCCATCATCGAAGCGATGCAGGAAAATGGACGCATTGCGATCTCCGAACTCGGTCGGCGGGTCGGGCTCTCTCAGCCGGCAGCATCGGAACGCGTCAAGCGGCTGGAAGATCGCGGCATCATTGTCGGTTACACCGCCCGGATAGACCCGACCGCTTTGGGAATTGGAATGACGGCTGTGCTTCGCCTGCGCACGACGCATGAGCATATCAAGGCCTGTCTGAAACAGTTCGCGGAAATGCCGCAAGTCATGGAAGTACTGCGTCTCACCGGAGAGGACTGTTTTCTCTTGAAGGTGCTTGTCCCGTCGCCCGGAGAACTGGAAACGATCGTTGACACGATTGCGCGATTTGGGGCCGTGACGACATCTCTGGTGTTGCGCAGCGAGAACCCGAAGCCGATCGGACGCGCCCTGATTCAGCGTCCTTGA
- a CDS encoding ABC transporter ATP-binding protein, whose product MSDMTEPLLSVRDLSVAFHQGGETSLAVDHISFDIAKGEVVALVGESGSGKSVSANSILRLLPYPSASHPSGEILFKGKDLLKASERELRDVRGNDITMIFQEPMTSLNPLHTIEKQIAEILALHQGMTGQSARQRVLELLNQVGIREPEKRLKAYPHELSGGQRQRVMIAMALANRPELLIADEPTTALDVTVQAQILELLRQLKAVHGMSLLFITHDLGIVRKFADRVCVMTKGRIVETGAVEDVFSNPKHDYTRHLLASEPRGEPPLADPSKPMVMEGSDIRVWFPIKSGLMRRVVDHVKAVDGIDLSLRAGQTLGVVGESGSGKTTLGLALTRLISSEGRIAFVGTDIAGYSFSEMRPLRNQLQVVFQDPYGSLSPRMSVGDIVAEGLKVHERSLTAEERDQRVCWALEEVGLDPLTRWRYPHEFSGGQRQRIAIARAMVLKPRFVMLDEPTSALDMSVQAQVVDLLRDLQKKHDLAYLFISHDLKVVKALANDVIVMRFGKVVEQGPSADIFRAPKDDYTKALMAAAFNIEAVPTPAVQQ is encoded by the coding sequence ATGAGTGACATGACAGAACCGCTGCTTTCCGTTCGCGATCTCTCGGTTGCCTTTCATCAGGGCGGCGAAACCTCGCTCGCCGTCGATCATATCTCCTTCGATATCGCCAAAGGCGAGGTCGTGGCGCTCGTCGGCGAATCCGGCTCCGGCAAGTCGGTCTCGGCCAACTCGATCCTTCGGCTTTTGCCCTATCCGTCGGCAAGCCATCCCTCCGGCGAAATCCTGTTCAAGGGTAAGGACCTCCTGAAGGCGTCGGAGCGGGAACTGCGCGACGTGCGCGGCAACGACATCACCATGATCTTCCAGGAGCCGATGACCTCGCTCAATCCGCTTCATACGATCGAGAAGCAGATCGCCGAGATCCTCGCCCTGCACCAGGGCATGACCGGCCAGTCGGCGCGCCAGCGCGTACTGGAATTGCTGAACCAGGTCGGCATCCGTGAGCCGGAGAAGCGGTTGAAGGCCTATCCGCACGAACTCTCCGGTGGCCAGCGCCAGCGCGTCATGATTGCCATGGCGCTCGCCAACCGGCCGGAATTGCTGATCGCCGACGAGCCGACCACCGCTCTCGACGTCACGGTGCAGGCGCAGATCCTCGAACTGCTCCGGCAGTTGAAGGCCGTCCACGGCATGTCGCTGCTGTTCATCACCCATGATCTCGGCATCGTCCGCAAATTCGCCGATCGCGTCTGCGTCATGACCAAGGGCAGGATTGTCGAAACCGGAGCCGTCGAGGACGTCTTTTCCAATCCGAAGCACGATTATACCCGGCACCTTCTGGCCTCCGAGCCGCGTGGCGAGCCGCCATTGGCCGATCCGTCGAAACCCATGGTGATGGAAGGTTCGGATATCCGTGTCTGGTTCCCGATCAAATCAGGGCTGATGCGCCGTGTCGTCGATCACGTGAAGGCGGTCGACGGCATCGATCTTTCGCTACGCGCCGGCCAGACGCTCGGCGTCGTCGGCGAGTCCGGCTCCGGCAAGACCACGCTCGGCCTGGCGCTCACCCGGCTGATTTCCTCAGAAGGGCGGATCGCCTTTGTCGGCACGGATATAGCCGGCTATTCGTTCAGCGAAATGCGGCCGCTGCGCAATCAGCTTCAGGTCGTCTTCCAGGATCCCTATGGATCGCTCAGCCCCCGCATGTCGGTCGGCGATATCGTCGCCGAGGGGCTGAAGGTGCATGAGCGCTCCCTGACTGCTGAAGAACGCGACCAGCGCGTCTGCTGGGCGCTGGAGGAGGTGGGTCTCGATCCGCTGACCCGCTGGCGTTATCCGCACGAATTCTCCGGCGGCCAGCGCCAGCGCATTGCCATTGCCCGCGCCATGGTGCTGAAGCCGCGCTTCGTCATGCTCGACGAGCCGACCTCCGCCCTTGATATGAGCGTCCAGGCCCAGGTGGTCGATCTGCTGCGCGATCTGCAAAAGAAACATGACCTTGCCTATCTCTTCATCAGCCACGACCTGAAAGTGGTGAAGGCGCTCGCCAACGACGTCATCGTCATGCGTTTCGGCAAGGTGGTGGAACAGGGTCCGTCAGCCGACATCTTCCGCGCGCCGAAGGACGATTACACCAAGGCGCTGATGGCCGCCGCTTTCAACATCGAGGCGGTGCCGACGCCCGCCGTGCAGCAATAA